Proteins from a single region of bacterium:
- a CDS encoding ATP-binding cassette domain-containing protein — MDPAFSIENVTKRYRRADGSKYTAIAYLNLAFQPGESAAIIGPSGAGKTTLLRLLNLTLLPDTGEIRVDGINPAFLPGKELRKLRARTATIYQQHNLVASLRVIHNILAGNLGTWSFLRAMRSLFFPRDVEQAAAAAQKVGVLEKLWERTDRLSGGEQQRVAMARALIQNPRHLLADEPIASVDPSLSDSLIAMLRHMSNAEGKTLIVSLHDVPLALRHFPRIIGLHPEGLLFDLPPGAVTEDLLAKLYATEAAGTHDARSWLRAAFENGR; from the coding sequence TTGGATCCGGCTTTTTCCATCGAAAACGTAACCAAACGCTACCGGCGCGCGGACGGATCCAAGTATACGGCCATTGCATATCTGAATCTCGCGTTCCAACCCGGAGAGTCGGCCGCCATCATCGGCCCGAGCGGGGCCGGCAAGACCACCCTGCTTCGCCTTCTGAACCTCACGCTTCTCCCCGACACCGGCGAGATCCGCGTGGACGGAATCAACCCGGCATTCTTGCCGGGAAAAGAACTCCGCAAGCTGCGCGCGCGGACCGCCACGATCTACCAGCAGCACAATCTTGTCGCCTCCCTCCGTGTGATCCACAACATCCTGGCCGGAAATCTCGGCACATGGTCGTTCCTGCGCGCCATGCGCTCTCTTTTCTTCCCCCGCGACGTGGAGCAGGCGGCGGCGGCGGCCCAAAAAGTCGGTGTTCTGGAAAAGCTCTGGGAGCGCACCGATCGCCTCAGCGGCGGCGAACAGCAGCGCGTCGCCATGGCCCGCGCGCTGATCCAGAATCCGCGCCATCTTCTCGCCGACGAGCCGATTGCGAGTGTTGACCCCTCCCTGTCGGACAGCCTCATTGCCATGCTGCGCCACATGAGCAATGCCGAGGGCAAAACACTGATCGTCAGTCTCCACGACGTGCCCCTCGCCCTCCGGCACTTTCCCCGAATCATCGGCCTTCATCCCGAAGGGCTTCTGTTCGACCTGCCGCCCGGTGCGGTGACCGAAGACCTTCTCGCCAAACTCTACGCGACCGAGGCCGCCGGCACCCATGACGCCCGCTCCTGGTTGAGGGCCGCCTTCGAAAACGGCCGCTGA